In Nocardioides sp. JQ2195, a genomic segment contains:
- a CDS encoding NADP-dependent oxidoreductase, with the protein MAGGAAPWEVRLARIPGARIEPDDFALTEGVAPEPAAGEVVVRTEAIGLNAGLRHRLGTGRSTTLGPALGIGDVPRSDGVATVVASSDPDLPEGSRVVGMLPWAGLAAMPASDVRLVSPELSADELLTIRGHVGLTAHVALKRVGDLAPGETVWISAAAGGVGSCAVQFAKLLGGNVIASAGGTERMGFLADELGVDHALDRRGSLSEQLDAAAPDGIDLYLDLVGGDHLELALTRLRERGRAVLVGRTAAHLSDTITLDHPTMIRSRQSVLGMSVTDFPDALPDLTELVDGAAGGLRSVATRWQGAGSLGAAFSALFRGQVLGRAIVEVGNGASGSLSSPEPTHHERTM; encoded by the coding sequence ATGGCCGGTGGTGCCGCCCCCTGGGAAGTTCGCCTTGCCCGGATCCCAGGTGCTCGGATCGAGCCCGACGACTTCGCCCTGACCGAGGGTGTGGCGCCCGAGCCGGCGGCAGGTGAAGTCGTCGTGCGCACCGAGGCCATCGGCCTGAACGCCGGTCTCCGCCATCGCCTCGGCACCGGGCGCTCCACGACGCTGGGGCCGGCGCTCGGCATCGGTGACGTGCCACGCAGCGACGGTGTCGCCACCGTGGTCGCGTCGAGCGACCCCGACCTGCCCGAGGGCAGCCGGGTCGTGGGCATGTTGCCCTGGGCCGGGCTGGCCGCGATGCCGGCGTCCGACGTCCGCCTCGTCAGTCCGGAGCTCTCGGCCGACGAGCTGCTGACGATCCGGGGGCATGTCGGGCTCACCGCCCATGTCGCGCTGAAACGGGTCGGCGACCTGGCGCCGGGGGAGACCGTGTGGATCTCTGCTGCGGCTGGTGGTGTCGGCTCGTGTGCCGTCCAGTTCGCCAAGCTGCTCGGTGGCAACGTCATCGCCAGCGCGGGTGGCACCGAGCGCATGGGCTTCCTGGCCGACGAGCTCGGCGTCGACCACGCGCTGGACCGCCGCGGATCGCTGTCCGAGCAGCTGGACGCTGCGGCGCCCGACGGCATCGACCTCTATCTCGACCTGGTCGGCGGGGACCACCTCGAGCTCGCCCTCACCCGCCTGAGGGAACGAGGCCGTGCGGTGCTCGTCGGCCGCACCGCTGCCCACCTCTCCGACACGATCACGCTCGACCACCCGACGATGATCCGCTCCCGCCAGTCCGTGCTGGGCATGTCGGTCACCGACTTCCCCGACGCCCTGCCCGACCTCACCGAGCTCGTCGACGGTGCCGCCGGGGGGCTGAGGAGCGTGGCCACCCGGTGGCAGGGCGCCGGCAGTCTCGGTGCGGCGTTCTCCGCCCTCTTCCGGGGTCAGGTGCTCGGCCGTGCGATCGTCGAGGTCGGCAACGGGGCCTCCGGAAGTCTCAGCAGTCCCGAACCAACGCACCACGAGAGGACGATGTGA
- a CDS encoding helix-turn-helix domain-containing protein, with amino-acid sequence MASSPSEARSIDGPSRTGTALGIICDHWSLLIIQRIFLGERRFQDIRERIGVSDSILADRLKRLTENGVLVKTPYNEGRVRYEYRLTRAGTATWRIYVAAYMWERKWLDRGEGPKPELRHLTCGELADPRVVCAKCDLPVTGGDLTPVNTSRTLGYVGSAPRRHRQSRTLQRVTNHGLFPDTMELLGDRWNTAIVATAVIGMKRFTDLERFLGIPPTVLSARLTRLVELEVLRPEVLVGGGRTVYRLTRKGAGFGMVLMQIVRWSDEHVGADAHKSLEITHDPCGRLLLPDFVCGHCSQRLKRSEVQFELVD; translated from the coding sequence ATGGCCAGCTCGCCGAGCGAGGCGCGATCGATCGACGGCCCGAGCCGCACCGGAACGGCGCTGGGAATCATCTGCGACCACTGGAGCCTGCTGATCATCCAGCGGATCTTCCTGGGCGAGCGCCGCTTCCAGGACATCCGTGAGCGGATCGGTGTCTCCGACTCGATCCTGGCCGACCGGCTCAAGCGGCTGACCGAGAACGGCGTGCTGGTGAAGACGCCCTACAACGAGGGCCGGGTGCGCTACGAGTACCGCCTGACCCGTGCCGGCACCGCGACCTGGCGCATCTATGTGGCGGCGTACATGTGGGAGCGCAAGTGGCTCGATCGCGGCGAGGGCCCCAAGCCCGAGCTGCGCCACCTCACCTGCGGCGAGCTGGCGGACCCCCGAGTGGTCTGCGCGAAGTGCGACCTGCCGGTGACCGGCGGCGACCTGACGCCGGTGAACACCAGCCGGACGCTGGGCTACGTCGGCTCGGCGCCGCGACGGCACCGGCAATCACGCACCCTGCAGCGGGTGACGAACCACGGTCTCTTCCCGGACACCATGGAGCTGCTCGGCGATCGCTGGAACACCGCGATCGTCGCCACCGCCGTGATCGGGATGAAGCGATTCACCGACCTGGAGCGCTTCCTCGGCATTCCACCCACCGTGCTCTCGGCGCGGCTGACCCGCCTGGTCGAGCTCGAGGTGCTGCGCCCCGAGGTGCTCGTGGGTGGCGGTCGCACCGTCTACCGGCTGACCCGCAAGGGTGCCGGCTTCGGGATGGTGCTCATGCAGATCGTGCGGTGGAGCGACGAGCACGTCGGTGCAGACGCGCACAAGTCGCTGGAGATCACCCATGACCCGTGCGGACGACTGCTGCTGCCGGACTTCGTCTGTGGGCACTGCTCGCAGCGGTTGAAGCGCAGCGAAGTGCAGTTCGAACTTGTCGATTGA
- a CDS encoding acetyl-CoA C-acyltransferase: protein MTHDAFIYEAIRTPRGKATPTGGLAQHSSIDLVVLLLQELAKRVDLDPAGVDDVVLGAARQHFDQGSNIARVAPLMAGWPESVPGATISRACASGLEALNTAVARVKADDASLIVSGGVESLSRVPMFSENSPLWNDPEVINTVGAVHMGIAADVVATQEGFQREELDAFGLRTQQLAAQAQADGRFARSLVPVPSKDGSSVLDRDEQVRPQTTLEQLAALEPAFVERGADGQDVIALSRFPEVGAIRHLHTRGTSPSLADGAGLILVGDEAAGQRLGLRPRARVVASAARAVNPVQMLTAGQDATAAVVEKAGLSLDDIDRFEFAEAFSALCLRFQRDLKVGDDRFNVNGGTIAVGHAFGATGPFLVANLIDELERCGGRYGVASISGAAGIGVATLVERVQ from the coding sequence GTGACCCATGACGCATTCATCTATGAAGCCATCCGCACGCCGCGGGGCAAGGCCACCCCCACGGGCGGGTTGGCCCAGCACTCGTCGATCGACCTCGTCGTCCTGCTGCTGCAGGAGCTCGCCAAGCGCGTGGACCTGGATCCGGCCGGCGTGGACGACGTCGTGCTCGGCGCCGCGCGCCAGCACTTCGACCAAGGGTCGAACATCGCCCGGGTTGCGCCGCTGATGGCCGGTTGGCCGGAGAGCGTGCCGGGCGCCACGATCAGCCGCGCCTGCGCCTCCGGGCTCGAGGCGCTCAACACCGCGGTGGCGCGGGTCAAGGCCGACGATGCATCGCTGATCGTCTCCGGGGGAGTGGAGTCCCTCTCCCGGGTCCCGATGTTCTCCGAGAACAGCCCGCTGTGGAACGACCCCGAGGTGATCAACACGGTCGGTGCGGTCCACATGGGCATCGCCGCCGACGTGGTGGCCACCCAGGAGGGCTTCCAGCGCGAGGAGCTCGACGCGTTCGGGCTGCGCACCCAGCAGCTGGCCGCGCAGGCCCAGGCCGACGGTCGCTTCGCGCGCTCGCTGGTGCCGGTCCCCTCGAAGGACGGCAGCTCGGTGCTCGACCGCGACGAGCAGGTGCGCCCGCAGACCACACTGGAGCAGCTGGCCGCGCTCGAGCCGGCCTTCGTGGAGCGGGGCGCCGACGGGCAGGACGTGATCGCGTTGTCCCGCTTCCCCGAGGTCGGCGCGATCCGCCACCTGCACACCCGTGGCACCTCGCCCTCCCTGGCCGACGGGGCCGGCCTGATCCTGGTCGGCGACGAGGCGGCCGGGCAGCGCCTGGGCCTCAGGCCTCGGGCGCGGGTCGTCGCCTCCGCCGCCCGCGCGGTCAACCCGGTGCAGATGCTCACCGCCGGGCAGGATGCCACCGCCGCCGTGGTTGAGAAGGCCGGGCTCTCGCTCGACGACATCGACCGCTTCGAGTTCGCCGAGGCGTTCAGCGCGCTGTGCCTGCGCTTCCAGCGCGACCTCAAGGTCGGCGACGACCGCTTCAACGTCAACGGCGGGACCATCGCCGTCGGGCACGCCTTCGGCGCCACCGGACCGTTCCTGGTCGCCAACCTGATCGACGAGCTCGAGCGCTGCGGTGGCCGCTACGGCGTGGCCAGCATCAGCGGTGCCGCCGGCATCGGTGTGGCCACGCTCGTCGAGCGGGTGCAGTGA